The Halomonas sp. KG2 genome contains a region encoding:
- a CDS encoding site-specific integrase — MGNKGSSYEGVRIASTSSIEIDFYYQGTRCRERLKLEPTTANMKKAARHRAAVISSIDADTFDYQVTFPRSKNARKFMRQDRLDTYLRQWLNLKRPTHKASTIKTYTTIIERQLIPQFGKFLLAEVTRPQVRTWVASLSCGNKRLANIVMVLRSALDDAVNDELLDSNPLHGWNYRLKEAPGPKKGPDPFTREEQAAILAAARDNIRPLFQFAFWTGLRPSEYIALEWGDIDWHRMEITVNKSITAAAKGEAEDTKTTAGRRTVALLPPAAQALKAQMQYTRLHPSGRIFLWPRSQKPLSGDNDIREKLWRPVVIRSGVRYRTLYQTRHTFGSMMLSAGEPLAWVSKQMGHRDVVFTARTYAQWIPNTSPELGLRAVEMFGGSQL; from the coding sequence ATGGGTAACAAAGGGAGCAGTTACGAAGGGGTCCGGATCGCTTCGACCAGCAGTATCGAAATCGACTTCTACTACCAGGGCACCCGCTGCCGCGAACGGCTCAAGCTCGAGCCCACCACCGCTAACATGAAGAAAGCGGCGCGCCATCGCGCCGCGGTTATTTCATCGATCGACGCCGACACGTTTGATTACCAAGTTACCTTCCCCCGCAGCAAGAATGCACGCAAGTTCATGCGCCAGGATCGGCTTGATACTTACCTGCGGCAGTGGCTCAATCTAAAGCGGCCCACTCACAAGGCCTCAACGATCAAAACCTACACCACTATTATTGAGCGGCAATTGATCCCTCAGTTCGGCAAGTTTCTACTTGCCGAAGTCACACGCCCCCAAGTGCGCACGTGGGTAGCCTCGCTTAGTTGCGGCAACAAGCGCCTGGCCAATATCGTGATGGTTCTGCGGTCGGCGCTAGACGATGCCGTCAATGACGAACTTCTCGATTCAAACCCTCTCCACGGATGGAACTACCGCTTGAAAGAAGCACCAGGGCCAAAGAAAGGCCCTGATCCTTTCACACGTGAAGAGCAAGCGGCGATCCTAGCTGCAGCGCGAGACAATATACGCCCACTGTTCCAATTCGCATTCTGGACCGGCCTTAGACCGAGTGAGTACATCGCGCTGGAATGGGGAGACATTGATTGGCATAGGATGGAAATCACCGTAAACAAATCCATCACGGCGGCCGCTAAAGGAGAAGCAGAAGACACAAAAACAACTGCAGGCAGACGCACCGTCGCCCTGCTACCTCCGGCGGCCCAGGCGCTCAAAGCACAAATGCAATACACCAGGCTTCACCCCAGTGGCCGCATCTTCTTGTGGCCGCGCAGCCAAAAGCCACTCAGCGGCGACAACGATATAAGGGAAAAGCTTTGGCGCCCGGTTGTGATTCGCTCAGGTGTTCGCTACAGAACGCTCTACCAGACGCGGCACACTTTCGGTTCAATGATGCTATCAGCAGGCGAGCCGCTAGCTTGGGTTAGCAAGCAGATGGGGCACCGAGACGTGGTGTTCACCGCCCGCACCTACGCACAATGGATACCCAACACCTCCCCCGAGCTGGGCCTTCGCGCAGTCGAGATGTTCGGGGGTAGTCAGCTTTAA
- a CDS encoding SDR family oxidoreductase — protein sequence MNLTNKVIAITGGARGLGFAMAERLGNQGARLALLDMSAEALDEAVSVLASQDIQAHAFVTNVADEQSVQQAFADIAARMGPVSGCINNAGITDDGLLIKAKEGVVEKRMSLSAWQKVLDVNLTGVFLCGREAATQMVEAGHQGVIVNISSISRAGNMGQSNYAAAKAGVHALTVAWGKELARYGIRTGTVAPGFVGTDMTASMRPDMLERISSSVPLKRLGNPDDIAKSVAFIFENDYFTARIIECDGGLRL from the coding sequence GTGAATCTGACAAATAAAGTGATCGCGATTACCGGGGGAGCCCGCGGTCTGGGTTTTGCTATGGCGGAGCGGCTAGGTAATCAAGGTGCCCGGTTAGCGCTTTTGGATATGAGTGCAGAGGCATTGGATGAGGCAGTATCGGTGTTAGCGTCTCAAGATATTCAAGCGCACGCCTTCGTGACAAATGTGGCCGATGAGCAGTCAGTGCAGCAGGCATTTGCTGACATTGCGGCCCGCATGGGGCCGGTAAGCGGTTGTATTAATAATGCAGGGATCACTGACGATGGCTTGCTGATCAAAGCAAAAGAAGGGGTAGTTGAAAAACGCATGTCGCTATCCGCTTGGCAGAAAGTGCTTGATGTTAATTTAACCGGCGTTTTCCTGTGCGGGCGGGAGGCGGCAACGCAGATGGTAGAAGCTGGGCACCAGGGCGTTATTGTCAATATTTCAAGCATCTCCCGAGCCGGAAATATGGGGCAAAGTAATTACGCTGCTGCCAAAGCTGGTGTACATGCGTTGACCGTTGCTTGGGGCAAAGAGCTTGCCCGTTACGGTATTCGTACTGGAACCGTGGCACCAGGGTTTGTTGGGACCGACATGACAGCTTCCATGCGTCCCGATATGTTGGAAAGAATCTCTTCCAGTGTGCCTCTTAAGCGGTTGGGTAATCCTGATGACATCGCGAAAAGCGTCGCTTTCATTTTTGAAAATGATTACTTCACGGCGCGAATTATCGAGTGTGACGGTGGCTTGCGGCTTTAA
- a CDS encoding FxsA family protein: MPILLFISLFTLVDFVLLFSIGSQIGLLTTLLLILGTGFIGLHLIRKEGVSTLARARQRMQVGEIPSQELFTGAALIFGGALLLAPGFLSDALGIACLLPNARQLLFKALTWLGLKSTADQQQQASYEQAHTSRSSSQEGPIEGEFISRDETARRR, translated from the coding sequence ATGCCCATTCTTCTTTTTATATCGCTGTTTACGTTAGTTGATTTTGTACTACTGTTTTCGATCGGTAGCCAAATTGGTTTATTAACCACCCTACTTCTAATACTGGGCACTGGCTTCATTGGTCTACACCTCATTCGCAAAGAGGGTGTTTCCACTCTGGCGCGCGCGCGACAGCGCATGCAAGTGGGTGAAATTCCCTCTCAAGAACTGTTTACCGGGGCCGCACTGATTTTCGGTGGTGCCCTACTTTTGGCCCCTGGCTTTCTCTCTGACGCGCTAGGCATCGCCTGTCTGCTGCCTAACGCTCGCCAGTTATTATTTAAAGCCCTCACTTGGCTAGGCTTAAAAAGCACTGCTGACCAACAGCAGCAGGCAAGCTACGAACAGGCCCATACATCACGCTCAAGCAGTCAAGAAGGGCCGATTGAAGGTGAATTCATTAGCCGCGATGAAACAGCAAGGCGGCGCTGA
- a CDS encoding co-chaperone GroES — protein sequence MNIRPLHDRVVVRRVEEEQKTAGGIVLPGNAQEKPTRGEVLAVGNGRILDNGDVRPLDVKVGDSVIFKDGFGVEKQKINGEEVLIMSEADILAVVEG from the coding sequence ATGAATATCCGTCCTTTGCACGATCGCGTCGTTGTTCGTCGCGTGGAAGAAGAGCAGAAAACCGCTGGCGGCATCGTGCTTCCGGGCAACGCCCAGGAAAAACCCACTCGCGGTGAAGTCCTGGCGGTTGGTAATGGTCGCATTCTCGACAACGGTGACGTTCGCCCGTTGGACGTTAAAGTTGGCGACTCGGTGATTTTCAAAGACGGTTTCGGCGTTGAGAAACAGAAAATCAACGGCGAAGAAGTTCTGATCATGAGCGAAGCCGATATCTTGGCAGTCGTCGAAGGCTAA
- the groL gene encoding chaperonin GroEL (60 kDa chaperone family; promotes refolding of misfolded polypeptides especially under stressful conditions; forms two stacked rings of heptamers to form a barrel-shaped 14mer; ends can be capped by GroES; misfolded proteins enter the barrel where they are refolded when GroES binds): MAAKQVKFSDDARKRMARGVDVLANAVKVTLGPKGRNVVLDKSFGAPTVTKDGVSVAKEIELKDKFENMGAQMVKEVASKTSDAAGDGTTTATVLAQAIVAEGLKGVTAGMNPMDLKRGIDQAVSAAVKEIQAMSVPCTDTKSIAQVGTISANGDKRIGEIIAEAMEKVGKEGVITVDEGRGFEDELEVVEGMQFDRGYLSPYFVTNQDTMAVELEDPYILLVDKKISNIRELLPVLEAVAKQGKPLAIIAEDIEGEALATLVVNNMRGIVKVAAAKAPGFGDRRKAMLQDIAILTNGTVISEEVGLTLEQANLDHLGTAKRMTMSKENTTIIDGAGVENDIEARVNQIRAQIEETSSDYDKEKLQERVAKLAGGVAVIRVGAATEVEMKEKKARVEDALHSTRAAVEEGVVPGGGTALVRVMAKVQGLTGDNEDQNHGINMALRAMQSPLRQIVTNAGEEAAVVINSVKDGEGNFGYNAQTGEYGDLFEMGVLDPAKVTRTALQSAGSVAGLMITTECMIADDPEEQDAAPDMGGMGGMGGMSGMM, translated from the coding sequence ATGGCAGCTAAGCAAGTTAAGTTCTCCGATGATGCCCGCAAACGCATGGCACGTGGCGTTGACGTTCTGGCCAACGCAGTAAAAGTTACCCTCGGTCCGAAAGGCCGTAACGTGGTACTGGACAAGTCCTTCGGCGCACCGACCGTTACTAAAGATGGTGTATCGGTTGCCAAAGAGATCGAACTGAAAGACAAGTTCGAGAACATGGGCGCTCAGATGGTTAAGGAAGTTGCTTCCAAAACGTCTGACGCTGCAGGCGACGGCACCACTACGGCAACGGTTCTGGCTCAAGCAATTGTTGCAGAAGGCTTGAAAGGCGTTACTGCGGGCATGAACCCGATGGATCTTAAGCGCGGTATCGACCAAGCGGTTAGCGCGGCTGTTAAAGAGATTCAGGCAATGTCTGTTCCTTGCACCGACACCAAGTCGATTGCTCAGGTAGGCACAATCTCTGCTAACGGCGACAAGCGCATTGGCGAGATCATCGCTGAAGCGATGGAAAAAGTTGGTAAAGAAGGCGTCATCACCGTTGATGAAGGCCGTGGCTTCGAAGACGAGCTGGAAGTTGTTGAAGGTATGCAGTTTGATCGCGGCTACCTCTCGCCCTACTTCGTTACCAACCAAGACACCATGGCTGTCGAGCTGGAAGACCCTTACATCCTGCTCGTAGACAAGAAAATCTCCAACATCCGCGAATTACTGCCGGTGCTGGAAGCGGTTGCTAAGCAAGGTAAACCGCTCGCGATTATCGCTGAAGATATCGAAGGCGAAGCGCTAGCAACGCTGGTTGTGAACAATATGCGCGGCATCGTTAAAGTTGCTGCCGCTAAAGCACCTGGCTTCGGCGATCGCCGCAAAGCGATGCTGCAGGATATCGCTATCCTGACTAACGGCACCGTGATTTCTGAAGAAGTTGGCCTAACGCTTGAGCAAGCGAACCTGGATCACCTGGGTACCGCTAAGCGCATGACGATGTCTAAAGAAAACACCACCATCATTGATGGCGCTGGCGTTGAAAATGACATCGAAGCACGCGTTAACCAGATCCGTGCTCAAATCGAAGAAACCTCTTCTGATTACGACAAAGAGAAGCTGCAAGAGCGCGTTGCCAAACTGGCAGGCGGTGTTGCTGTTATTCGCGTCGGTGCGGCTACCGAAGTAGAAATGAAAGAGAAGAAAGCTCGTGTTGAAGATGCACTGCACTCAACCCGCGCCGCAGTAGAAGAAGGCGTTGTACCTGGTGGCGGTACTGCACTGGTTCGCGTCATGGCTAAAGTACAAGGCCTGACTGGCGACAACGAAGACCAGAACCACGGTATCAACATGGCGCTGCGCGCTATGCAGTCTCCGCTGCGTCAGATTGTTACCAACGCCGGTGAAGAAGCCGCTGTTGTTATCAACAGCGTGAAAGATGGTGAAGGTAACTTCGGCTATAACGCGCAAACAGGTGAGTACGGCGACCTGTTCGAAATGGGTGTTCTGGACCCGGCTAAAGTAACCCGCACTGCACTGCAGTCCGCTGGTTCTGTTGCTGGTCTGATGATCACTACTGAGTGCATGATCGCTGACGACCCTGAAGAGCAAGATGCTGCTCCGGACATGGGTGGCATGGGCGGAATGGGTGGCATGAGCGGAATGATGTAA
- a CDS encoding RNA methyltransferase, which yields MLSNIRIVLVQTFHPGNIGATARAMKTMGLSELLLVNPRAFPDDEATRMAAGATDVLENARCVSSLEEAVSDCVQVVGASARLRSLPLPHFDEPDDMALQVIENAAQAPVALVFGRERSGLTNDEIRCCTHQVSIPANPEYGILNLSQAVQILAYEVHRAWRKRDDSHFIYQRPLEATPPSREQFVHFQEHLGRLMQQSGFLTQPHARTEEQLQALFSRSQPSRKELSLLRGLLSAFETHLPGQ from the coding sequence GTGCTCTCCAATATTCGCATCGTACTAGTGCAAACCTTCCACCCAGGCAACATTGGCGCTACCGCTCGCGCGATGAAAACCATGGGCTTATCCGAGCTCTTATTGGTTAATCCGCGCGCATTCCCAGATGACGAAGCAACTCGCATGGCAGCAGGTGCAACAGATGTGCTTGAAAATGCCCGTTGTGTAAGCAGCCTTGAAGAAGCGGTTAGTGATTGCGTACAGGTGGTGGGTGCGAGCGCAAGGCTCCGTAGCCTACCGCTGCCGCATTTCGATGAACCTGATGACATGGCGCTGCAGGTGATTGAGAACGCCGCACAAGCGCCAGTTGCACTGGTATTCGGGCGTGAGCGCTCAGGTCTCACTAACGACGAAATACGTTGCTGCACACACCAAGTCAGCATACCTGCCAACCCTGAATACGGTATTTTAAATCTATCGCAGGCCGTGCAGATTTTAGCCTATGAAGTACACCGTGCTTGGCGGAAGCGCGATGATAGTCACTTCATCTACCAACGGCCACTTGAAGCCACGCCTCCCAGCCGTGAGCAGTTTGTGCACTTCCAGGAGCACCTTGGACGTCTGATGCAGCAGAGTGGCTTTCTTACCCAGCCCCATGCCCGCACTGAAGAACAGCTTCAGGCGCTGTTCTCCCGCTCTCAGCCTAGCCGCAAGGAACTCTCCTTACTCCGCGGCCTGCTCAGCGCTTTCGAGACGCACCTACCTGGGCAATGA
- a CDS encoding Na+/H+ antiporter family protein, whose protein sequence is MNAVILAVLVMVALSLARVSVVFALVVGALVGGLVGGLSLDETLSAFNDGVGGGAQVALAYATLGAFAVAISRSGLPDMLANRLITMLGKEATAAHQARVKVFLLVAVLLVAISSQNAIPVHIAFIPVLIPPLLVVMNRLQLDRRAVACALTFGLTAPYMLLPVGFGAIFLNDILLANLNSAGESLGLEITRGMVPMAMAIPVGGMAIGLLVALFFSYRGQREYTNKDLVATNAHQGHSPAKPHTFGLVMSGVAIVAALGLQLYTGSMIIGGLVGIALLSLGGIFKWREADDLFTSGMRMMALIGFIMISAAGFAEVMKATGDIESLVTGAFELFGDNRGLAAFVMLLVGLFITLGIGSSFSTIPIIAAIFVPLAVQFGFSPMATVVLVGTAAALGDAGSPASDSTLGPTSGLNVDGQHDHMWDSVVPTFLHYNIPLIAFGWLAAMSL, encoded by the coding sequence ATGAACGCGGTAATTCTTGCTGTGCTAGTCATGGTGGCGCTTTCGCTTGCTCGGGTATCCGTAGTGTTTGCACTGGTTGTAGGCGCGCTGGTTGGGGGCTTAGTTGGCGGCCTGTCACTGGATGAAACGCTCAGTGCATTCAATGATGGTGTTGGTGGAGGCGCGCAAGTAGCCCTTGCTTATGCCACGCTTGGGGCCTTTGCGGTGGCTATTTCCCGTTCAGGGCTTCCAGATATGCTGGCCAATCGCCTGATTACGATGTTGGGAAAAGAAGCGACTGCGGCACATCAAGCACGGGTAAAGGTGTTTTTGCTCGTCGCAGTGCTCTTAGTGGCTATTTCATCACAAAACGCCATTCCGGTGCATATAGCGTTTATCCCGGTGCTGATTCCGCCGTTGTTGGTGGTAATGAATCGCCTCCAGCTTGACCGCCGCGCGGTGGCGTGTGCGCTCACCTTTGGGTTAACCGCCCCGTATATGCTGCTACCTGTTGGTTTTGGCGCGATCTTTTTGAATGATATTCTGCTGGCAAATTTAAATAGCGCTGGCGAGTCACTGGGCTTGGAAATTACCCGGGGCATGGTGCCGATGGCAATGGCTATTCCGGTAGGAGGAATGGCCATTGGCTTACTCGTGGCACTGTTCTTCAGCTACCGCGGGCAGCGCGAATATACTAATAAAGACCTAGTAGCGACTAATGCCCACCAAGGTCACTCGCCTGCAAAGCCTCATACATTTGGGCTGGTGATGTCGGGCGTGGCTATTGTGGCTGCGTTAGGTTTACAGCTATATACCGGCTCTATGATTATTGGTGGGCTAGTGGGGATTGCTTTGCTTTCGCTGGGCGGCATTTTTAAGTGGCGTGAAGCAGACGATCTATTTACCAGCGGTATGCGTATGATGGCGTTGATCGGCTTCATCATGATTTCAGCGGCTGGCTTTGCAGAAGTAATGAAGGCGACAGGGGATATCGAGTCGCTAGTGACAGGTGCGTTTGAACTGTTTGGTGATAACCGCGGTTTAGCGGCGTTTGTTATGCTGCTGGTAGGCTTGTTTATTACCCTGGGAATTGGCTCATCGTTTTCAACCATTCCCATTATCGCAGCGATTTTTGTACCGCTGGCGGTGCAGTTCGGTTTCTCGCCAATGGCGACGGTTGTGCTGGTTGGTACCGCGGCTGCACTGGGCGATGCTGGCTCGCCAGCGTCTGATTCAACGCTGGGGCCAACCTCGGGTCTAAATGTTGATGGACAGCATGATCATATGTGGGACAGCGTGGTGCCTACCTTCCTGCACTACAATATACCGCTGATTGCTTTTGGGTGGTTGGCAGCGATGTCGCTTTAA
- a CDS encoding acetate/propionate family kinase codes for MQEILVLNSGSSSVKFALYHINDEDAAGGTQEALTVAYSGHFSGLATTQCRVSLAHREPGQPPHRYGLQTLEALGLTPAINHEEAITKLMAWLEQREDKGTLVAIGHRVVHGGQNHFEATKLSANDVIELEKFSSLAPLHQPHGLAPIKLLMARLPDVPQIACFDTAFHAHQPWVARQFALPRELTAKGVIRYGFHGLSYDYIQRTLPNVLPDDAPRSRVVVAHLGNGASMCAIRDGVSVASSMGFTALDGLPMGTRSGALDPGLVLHLIGHEAMSVEDVSTLLYKRSGLLGVSGISSDMRELLASDAPEAEEAVELYCYRAAREIASLAGALGGLDQLIFTAGIGEHAAPVRARIVAQCEWLGMQLDEKANKRDACCISSPSSRVGVWVIPTDEERVIASDCLALLNRTDQAAC; via the coding sequence ATGCAGGAAATACTGGTGCTGAATAGTGGTTCCTCCAGCGTCAAGTTTGCGCTTTATCATATCAATGATGAAGACGCTGCCGGCGGAACTCAGGAGGCGTTGACGGTCGCCTACAGCGGCCATTTTTCGGGCTTGGCAACGACGCAATGTCGCGTGTCGTTAGCGCATCGCGAACCTGGGCAGCCCCCGCATCGCTATGGTTTGCAAACGCTGGAAGCGCTAGGGCTAACCCCGGCAATAAACCATGAAGAGGCCATTACAAAGTTGATGGCATGGCTTGAGCAGCGTGAGGATAAAGGTACTCTGGTTGCCATTGGGCATCGCGTTGTTCATGGTGGCCAAAACCACTTTGAAGCGACTAAGTTAAGCGCTAACGACGTGATCGAGTTGGAAAAATTTTCAAGCTTAGCGCCGCTGCACCAGCCCCATGGACTTGCGCCTATCAAACTACTGATGGCACGTCTGCCAGACGTACCACAGATCGCATGTTTCGATACCGCGTTTCATGCTCATCAGCCCTGGGTGGCTCGGCAGTTTGCTTTGCCGCGGGAACTGACGGCCAAGGGGGTGATACGTTATGGCTTCCACGGCCTTTCCTACGATTATATTCAGCGCACGCTACCCAATGTGTTGCCAGATGATGCACCCCGTTCACGGGTGGTGGTGGCGCATTTGGGTAACGGTGCCAGTATGTGTGCTATCCGCGATGGCGTCAGCGTAGCCTCAAGCATGGGCTTTACTGCGCTTGATGGATTGCCGATGGGGACACGCTCCGGTGCTTTAGATCCAGGGTTGGTGCTTCACTTAATTGGTCATGAAGCAATGAGTGTTGAGGACGTATCAACGCTTTTATACAAACGTTCAGGACTGCTCGGTGTCTCCGGAATAAGTAGCGATATGCGCGAGCTGCTTGCAAGTGATGCCCCTGAAGCCGAAGAGGCTGTTGAGCTTTACTGCTATCGCGCCGCGCGGGAAATCGCCAGTTTAGCTGGCGCGCTGGGCGGGCTTGATCAATTGATATTCACCGCCGGTATTGGTGAGCATGCAGCACCGGTGCGTGCACGTATTGTGGCGCAGTGTGAGTGGTTGGGCATGCAACTTGATGAAAAAGCCAATAAGCGTGATGCCTGTTGCATCTCTTCACCGAGTAGCCGTGTGGGCGTTTGGGTCATTCCAACCGATGAAGAGCGAGTAATCGCCAGTGATTGCCTAGCGCTTCTCAATAGGACGGATCAAGCAGCGTGTTAA
- a CDS encoding bifunctional enoyl-CoA hydratase/phosphate acetyltransferase: MSANDANDLIENRTYDEITVGDEAHLEKRLTMEDIKLFAVMSGDINPSHVDSDFAKGSRFQEVIAHGMWGGALISTVLGTQLPGPGTVYLTQSLQFKAPVRLGDVLRVSVRAIEKDDQRHRITFACRCENQRGDTVIEGEASVLAPIKKIQRPRALLPKVRLTERGRLHEILTAADHPEPMPTAVVHPVDQSAICGAVESAAQGLIIPVLVGPKGKIQLAAEKAEVDISAFELVDVPHSHAAAEQAVALARQGHVGALMKGALHTDELLHEVLKRDTGLRTERCLSHVMAFDVPTYPRPLLITDAAINIYPKLAEKRDIVQNAIELAHALGNDNPRVAILSAVETVNPKITSTIDAAALCKMAERGQISGGTLDGPLAFDNAVSEAAARTKGIVSPVAGRADILLAPDLEAANMLMKQLTHLADATGAGVVVGARVPIMLTSRADDALTRMASSALALLLADYQRRSLLGSPSGV, from the coding sequence ATGTCGGCCAATGACGCTAATGATCTAATTGAAAATCGCACCTATGACGAAATAACGGTCGGGGATGAAGCCCACCTAGAAAAACGCCTGACCATGGAGGACATCAAACTGTTTGCTGTGATGTCAGGTGACATTAATCCGTCACACGTCGACAGCGACTTTGCTAAGGGCAGTCGTTTTCAGGAAGTCATTGCTCATGGCATGTGGGGCGGCGCGCTGATATCCACTGTGCTGGGAACGCAGCTGCCTGGGCCGGGCACGGTCTATCTTACACAGTCGTTGCAGTTTAAGGCACCCGTAAGGCTGGGGGATGTACTGCGAGTATCCGTGCGGGCTATCGAAAAAGACGATCAGCGTCATAGGATTACCTTTGCTTGCCGTTGCGAAAATCAACGCGGAGATACGGTCATTGAAGGTGAAGCTAGCGTATTGGCACCGATTAAAAAAATCCAACGGCCTCGCGCGTTGTTGCCCAAAGTGCGTTTAACCGAGCGTGGCAGGTTGCATGAGATTCTAACCGCTGCCGATCATCCAGAGCCAATGCCCACTGCCGTTGTTCATCCGGTAGATCAAAGCGCCATTTGTGGAGCGGTTGAATCAGCGGCGCAAGGTTTAATTATTCCTGTGCTAGTCGGGCCCAAAGGGAAAATACAGCTCGCCGCCGAAAAAGCCGAGGTGGATATCAGTGCATTCGAACTGGTGGATGTTCCCCACAGCCACGCGGCTGCTGAACAAGCGGTGGCACTAGCACGTCAGGGCCACGTAGGTGCGTTGATGAAAGGCGCGCTACACACCGATGAGCTTTTACATGAAGTGCTTAAGCGTGACACAGGATTGCGTACCGAGCGGTGCCTTAGTCATGTGATGGCCTTTGATGTGCCAACCTACCCGCGACCCTTATTGATCACGGATGCGGCAATCAATATCTATCCTAAGCTGGCTGAAAAGCGCGATATTGTTCAAAACGCGATTGAGTTAGCTCATGCATTGGGTAACGACAATCCCCGTGTGGCGATCCTTTCTGCTGTTGAGACCGTCAACCCCAAAATCACTTCTACGATTGATGCGGCGGCCCTGTGTAAGATGGCTGAGCGCGGCCAGATTAGTGGTGGCACCTTGGATGGTCCGCTGGCTTTCGATAATGCCGTCTCAGAAGCGGCGGCAAGAACCAAAGGTATTGTTTCGCCAGTGGCAGGGCGCGCCGACATCCTACTCGCGCCAGATCTTGAAGCGGCCAATATGTTGATGAAGCAACTGACTCACCTGGCGGATGCGACGGGGGCGGGCGTTGTCGTAGGCGCTAGGGTACCGATCATGCTGACAAGCCGCGCGGATGATGCATTGACGCGCATGGCATCCAGTGCATTAGCGTTACTACTCGCTGACTATCAGCGTCGGAGCCTACTAGGCAGCCCTTCAGGAGTATAA
- a CDS encoding MFS transporter has translation MALTRHRTLLLIVLASVVISTAMGLRHGFGLFLEPMSSDFGWGRGVFAFALAVQNLIWGLSQPFTGALADRFGAARIIVIGAILYVAGLCFMSLSTSALGMTLSAGFLIGLGLSGTTFSVILGAVGRAVAPEKRSMAMGIVSAAGSFGQFAMLPGTLGLIEWLGWSAALLAMGAIAALMIPLGAMLKDRPSPSALGDLSLRDALNEAVGQKGFWLLCLGFFVCGFQVVFIAVHLPGYLFDNGLAIQVGTTVLALVGLFNIVGTYTAGWMGGIWSKPRLLSWLYLIRGAIITAFVMLPLTSTSAYLFGIAMGLLWLSTVPLTNGIVASVFGVRHLSMLGGIVFLFHQLGSFMGVWLGGYLYDLTGHYDTVWKIAIVLSLVAAGLHWFISEKPLARNIAPQVAS, from the coding sequence ATGGCATTGACGCGACATCGCACACTACTCCTTATCGTGCTAGCAAGCGTGGTTATTTCCACGGCAATGGGACTTCGACATGGTTTTGGGCTTTTCCTTGAGCCGATGAGCAGCGATTTCGGCTGGGGGCGCGGCGTGTTTGCCTTTGCCCTTGCGGTTCAAAACCTAATTTGGGGGCTCTCTCAGCCTTTCACCGGTGCGCTGGCTGATCGTTTCGGAGCGGCGAGAATTATTGTCATCGGGGCCATTTTATATGTGGCTGGACTGTGCTTTATGAGCCTTTCCACCAGCGCGTTAGGCATGACACTAAGCGCTGGCTTCCTCATTGGTTTAGGGCTGTCCGGCACTACATTTTCAGTAATTTTGGGCGCAGTGGGACGCGCAGTAGCCCCCGAGAAACGCAGTATGGCGATGGGTATTGTCAGTGCCGCTGGCTCTTTTGGGCAGTTTGCGATGTTACCCGGCACACTGGGGTTAATTGAGTGGCTTGGCTGGTCAGCAGCTCTTCTAGCGATGGGTGCCATTGCTGCGCTGATGATTCCCCTGGGAGCGATGCTAAAAGACCGCCCAAGCCCCAGCGCACTGGGCGATTTAAGCTTACGCGATGCACTCAATGAGGCGGTCGGCCAGAAAGGCTTTTGGCTACTGTGCCTCGGCTTTTTCGTCTGCGGCTTCCAAGTTGTCTTTATTGCTGTCCATCTACCTGGTTATTTATTCGATAACGGTTTGGCCATTCAGGTGGGCACCACTGTGTTGGCACTGGTTGGTTTGTTCAACATTGTGGGCACCTACACGGCAGGATGGATGGGAGGAATTTGGTCAAAACCACGCCTACTTAGCTGGTTATACTTAATTCGCGGCGCGATAATTACCGCTTTTGTGATGCTACCGCTGACCTCTACCAGCGCTTACTTATTTGGTATCGCCATGGGCCTACTATGGCTTTCAACCGTGCCATTAACCAACGGCATTGTGGCGTCTGTATTTGGTGTTCGCCATTTATCCATGCTCGGCGGCATTGTATTCTTATTTCACCAGTTAGGATCATTTATGGGTGTCTGGCTTGGCGGATATCTTTATGATCTCACTGGCCATTATGACACTGTCTGGAAGATTGCCATTGTGCTTTCACTGGTCGCCGCTGGTCTGCACTGGTTTATTAGCGAAAAACCACTGGCACGCAACATCGCTCCTCAGGTGGCCTCATGA